The Coffea arabica cultivar ET-39 chromosome 1e, Coffea Arabica ET-39 HiFi, whole genome shotgun sequence genome has a window encoding:
- the LOC113699021 gene encoding pentatricopeptide repeat-containing protein At1g33350-like, translating into MLSNLNNHVLAILDKCKHLNHLKQLQAFLITLGHSKTQFFVFKLVRFCTVKLSNITYARLIFDHLDSPNSHLYTAMITAYTSLQDHHTSLFLYREMVRNSQERPNHFIFPIVLKSSPVVVRPYGTEMVHSQIESSGFGKYPVVETALLDAYSRFSADIQIARKLFDGMSERTVVTWTAMISGYTRVGQIGNAILLFEEMSECERDPPFWNSIIAGCTQNGLFSEAISFFRRMVLEENMSRRNRPDQVTVLCALSACGHSGLLQLGKSIHGYVYRNSLSLNKFVSNALVDVYGKCGSLKEARRVFDQTQNPTLTSWNSMINCYALHGKSESAISVFEEMLECADQVEPDGVTFVGLLNACTHVGLVEQGRHYYDMMVQRYGIEPKIEHYGCLIDLLGRAGQFDEAFKVISGMKIVPDEVVWGSLLNGCKIHGRPDLAEFAVKKLIEIDPNNGGYVAMLATLYGAMGKWDEARELRKMLMEQNAYKTPGCSWIELDNQVHQFYSVDKSHPRTEEIYAVLQCLADSY; encoded by the coding sequence ATGCTGTCCAACCTTAACAACCATGTCTTAGCAATCTTAGACAAATGCAAACACCTCAACCACCTTAAACAACTTCAAGCTTTTCTCATAACCTTAGGCCACTCCAAAACTCAATTCTTCGTCTTCAAGCTGGTCCGTTTCTGCACTGTGAAGCTCTCAAACATCACTTACGCACGCTTGATTTTTGATCACCTTGATTCACCCAATTCACATCTCTATACAGCCATGATCACAGCTTATACTTCCCTACAAGACCACCATACTTCCCTGTTTTTGTACCGTGAAATGGTCCGAAATAGCCAGGAAAGGCCTAACCATTTTATATTTCCTATAGTTTTGAAGTCGAGCCCAGTAGTTGTTAGGCCTTATGGGACAGAAATGGTGCATTCCCAGATAGAAAGTTCTGGTTTCGGGAAATACCCAGTTGTGGAAACTGCTCTTTTGGACGCATACTCAAGGTTTTCAGCGGATATTCAGATTGCCCGGAAGCTGTTTGATGGAATGTCTGAAAGAACTGTTGTCACGTGGACTGCTATGATCTCGGGCTATACTAGAGTTGGACAGATTGGGAATGCGATTTTGTTGTTTGAAGAAATGTCTGAGTGTGAAAGAGATCCGCCATTTTGGAATTCTATTATTGCAGGGTGCACGCAGAATGGGTTGTTTTCAGAGGCTATTTCATTCTTTAGGAGGATGGTTCTGGAGGAAAACATGAGTAGAAGGAATAGGCCTGATCAGGTTACAGTTTTGTGTGCACTTTCGGCATGTGGGCATAGTGGATTGCTACAGCTTGGGAAATCTATTCATGGTTATGTGTATAGGAATAGTCTAAGTTTGAATAAGTTCGTTTCCAATGCCTTGGTTGATGTGTATGGGAAATGTGGGAGCTTGAAAGAGGCAAGGAGAGTTTTTGATCAGACTCAGAATCCAACTTTAACATCTTGGAATTCTATGATAAATTGTTATGCTCTGCATGGTAAAAGTGAGAGTGCTATTAGTGTTTTTGAGGAGATGTTGGAGTGTGCGGATCAAGTAGAACCAGATGGAGTGACTTTTGTTGGGCTATTAAATGCTTGTACTCATGTAGGATTGGTTGAACAAGGGCGTCATTATTATGACATGATGGTTCAAAGGTATGGAATTGAACCTAAAATTGAGCACTATGGTTGTTTAATTGATCTTCTTGGACGAGCTGGTCAATTTGATGAAGCTTTCAAAGTTATATCTGGAATGAAGATTGTGCCTGATGAGGTTGTCTGGGGTTCTTTGCTCAATGGATGTAAGATTCATGGGCGACCTGATTTGGCTGAATTTGCTGTGAAGAAGTTGATTGAGATTGATCCCAATAATGGTGGTTATGTCGCAATGTTGGCAACCTTATATGGGGCAATGGGCAAGTGGGATGAGGCCCGAGAGTTGAGGAAGATGCTTATGGAGCAAAATGCCTATAAGACACCTGGTTGCAGTTGGATTGAGCTTGATAATCAAGTTCACCAATTCTATAGTGTTGATAAATCACATCCTAGAACAGAGGAGATTTATGCAGTTTTGCAATGTCTGGCGGATTCATACTGA
- the LOC140015797 gene encoding uncharacterized protein, with product MHYDKELGKKYNGIYTFRVQGQMYHFINPLVPADGQKPVNLQLYFYDTEHEVENRLSISSKFREILIAMLAYLLKVNSYSSFFHGLQDLPNLDEYRIMLQSNPTVDQHIYNKPTVSQIRPEDKSMLLHIGRLLQQYVVDMYIKIETSRLDFFRNYQNQNRLRIELYQGFLDSISSGEINGSNVGKRFILPRSFIGGPRDMKRRYLDAMTLVQPYGKPDIFLTMTCNKSWPEIKKLLLPTEKTDNRPDLVSQVFQAKLQILKNELFKKHIFGKVAAYTYVIEFQKRGLSHAHFLIILKHCSKLLTPEAYDRIVSVELPDIHIHKHIHSLVAQHMIHGPCGQMNPNCACVQKTRICKDNYPKHFAESTRHSQNSYPIYRRTDNKRTVKVRGHHLDNRWIFLNTLYGMPSQDTGHYGSKEIIATSFRQAADLLDLLQTDNSAEICLAEAVAYQMPSLFRHLFATILVYCNPPNCKELWLKFKAFLSEDIQQNKTLSAEVVNARVL from the exons ATGCACTATGATAAGGAACTAGGAAAAAAATACAATGGTATCTATACCTTTCGAGTGCAAGGTCAGATGTATCATTTTATAAATCCATTAGTTCCTGCTGATGGTCAAAAGCCAGTGAATTTGCAGTTGTATTTCTATGATACTGAGCATGAAGTAGAAAATCGTCTTTCCATATCAAGCAAGTTCAGAGAAATTTTGATAGCAATGTTGGCTTATCTATTAAAAGTAAATTCATACTCATCATTTTTTCATGGATTGCAAGACTTGCCTAATCTAGATGAATACAGAATTATGTTGCAATCAAATCCAACAGTTGATCAGCACATTTACAACAAGCCAACAGTCTCACAG ATTAGACCTGAAGACAAATCAATGCTCTTGCATATTGGAAGGCTACTCCAACAGTATGTGGTTGACATGTACATTAAGATTGAAACGTCACGACTTGATTTTTTCAGGAATTATCAGAACCAGAATCGTCTTCGGATAGAGTTATATCAAGGTTTTCTTGATAGCATCTCAAGTGGAGAAATCAATGGCTCAAATGTTGGCAAAAGATTCATATTGCCTCGTAGCTTTATTGGTGGTCCACGAGACATGAAGCGTCGTTATTTAGATGCAATGACTTTGGTTCAGCCATATGGCAAACCAGACATTTTTTTAACAATGACCTGTAACAAAAGTTGGCCAGAAATCAAGAAGCTTTTGTTGCCAACAGAGAAGACAGATAATAGGCCTGATCTGGTATCTCAAGTTTTCCAAGCTAAGTTGCAAATATTAAAGAATGAACTTTTCAAGAAACATATTTTTGGCAAAGTTGCAGCTTACACATATGTTATTGAGTTTCAAAAACGTGGCCTTTCTCATGCACATTTTCTTATCATTTTAAAGCATTGCTCTAAGTTATTGACTCCTGAAGCATATGATCGCATTGTTTCTGTTGAGCTACCTGATATTCATATACATAAGCATATACACTCTTTAGTAGCACAACATATGATACACGGACCCTGTGGACAAATGAATCCAAACTGTGCTTGTGTGCAGAAAACTAGAATTTGCAAGGATAACTATCCAAAACATTTTGCTGAATCAACAAGACATAGCCAAAACTCTTATCCAATCTATCGACGAACTGATAACAAAAGGACTGTCAAGGTTCGAGGACATCATTTGGATAATCGATGG ATTTTCCTCAATACTTTGTATGGGATGCCAAGTCAAGATACTGGTCATTACGGTAGCAAAGAGAT AATTGCTACATCCTTCAGACAAGCAGCAGATTTATTAGATCTATTACAAACTGATAATAGTGCAGAGATTTGTTTAGCAGAGGCTGTCGCATATCAAATGCCATCTTTATTTCGTCATCTGTTTGCTACGATCTTAGTCTACTGCAATCCTCCAAACTGCAAAGAGTTATGGCTAAAGTTTAAGGCTTTTCTTTCTGAGGACATTCAACAGAATAAAACATTATCTGCAGAAGTTGTCAATGCTAGAGTATTGTAG